The Amycolatopsis viridis genome window below encodes:
- a CDS encoding DivIVA domain-containing protein gives MSLSADDVYRVEFGNAPIGRRGYAKHEVDEFVERIARTLAGEDDLTAAEVHHVMFSKPLLGKRGYDERAVDEFLDQVEDEFARRGGLPYAVPEARSVTEATAPRTAAPAETPKVTLPE, from the coding sequence ATGTCCCTTTCCGCCGACGACGTGTATCGAGTCGAGTTCGGTAACGCCCCCATCGGCCGGCGCGGGTACGCCAAGCACGAGGTCGACGAGTTCGTCGAGCGCATCGCCAGGACCCTGGCGGGTGAGGACGACCTGACGGCCGCCGAGGTGCATCACGTCATGTTCAGCAAGCCGCTGCTCGGTAAGCGGGGCTACGACGAACGCGCGGTCGACGAGTTCCTCGACCAGGTCGAGGACGAGTTCGCCCGCCGCGGTGGCCTGCCCTACGCCGTGCCGGAGGCGCGATCGGTGACCGAGGCGACGGCGCCACGGACCGCGGCCCCGGCGGAAACCCCGAAGGTGACACTTCCCGAGTAA
- the pth gene encoding aminoacyl-tRNA hydrolase produces the protein MSSDVPGAGEQVLLVGLGNPGPRYAGNRHNVGFLVLDELAARLGGRFKAHKSGAEVLESRLAGRRVILVKPRSFMNVSGGPVAGAAKFYKVGPAGVVVVHDELDLPFGALKLKLGGGEGGHNGLRSISKSLGTRDYYRVRFGIGRPPGRMDPADFVLKDFSTAERKDLPLELDRCADAVEALIGKGLTAAQNDFHAG, from the coding sequence GTGAGTTCGGACGTCCCCGGGGCCGGCGAGCAGGTGTTGCTCGTCGGCCTCGGTAATCCCGGCCCGCGTTATGCCGGCAATCGGCACAACGTGGGCTTCCTGGTGCTCGACGAGCTGGCCGCCCGGCTGGGCGGCAGGTTCAAGGCCCACAAGTCCGGCGCCGAGGTGCTGGAGAGCCGCCTCGCCGGCCGGCGCGTCATCCTGGTCAAACCGCGATCGTTCATGAACGTCTCGGGCGGTCCGGTGGCCGGGGCGGCGAAGTTCTACAAGGTCGGCCCGGCCGGGGTCGTCGTCGTGCACGACGAGCTGGACCTGCCCTTCGGGGCGCTGAAGCTCAAGCTGGGCGGCGGCGAGGGCGGCCACAACGGGCTGCGGTCGATCAGCAAGTCCCTCGGCACGCGTGACTACTACCGCGTGCGCTTCGGCATCGGGCGGCCGCCGGGCCGCATGGACCCGGCCGATTTCGTGCTCAAGGACTTCTCCACGGCCGAGCGCAAGGACCTCCCGCTGGAGCTGGACCGGTGCGCCGACGCCGTGGAAGCGCTGATCGGCAAAGGGCTGACGGCGGCCCAGAACGACTTCCACGCTGGGTGA
- a CDS encoding 50S ribosomal protein L25/general stress protein Ctc, with translation MSEVRLSAEPRTEFGKGAARRTRRAGKVPAVLYGHGTDPRHLALPALEFARVIRENGSNAVLTLNLDGDTQLALTKTVTVHPIKNYIEHVDLLVVQRGEKVTVDVPVVLTGDPAPGTLQVQELDSLSVEAEALHIPEQVEVSIAGAEAGTQILASQVALPSGVTLVTDPDSLVVAVNEAQATGGEEPADETREEPAGAGTDE, from the coding sequence GTGTCCGAGGTACGTCTGTCCGCCGAGCCCCGCACCGAGTTCGGCAAGGGCGCCGCGCGCCGCACCCGCCGCGCCGGCAAGGTTCCCGCCGTGCTGTACGGCCACGGTACCGACCCCCGTCACCTGGCCCTGCCCGCTCTGGAGTTCGCCCGGGTCATCCGTGAGAACGGCAGCAACGCCGTCCTCACCCTGAACCTCGACGGTGACACCCAGCTCGCGCTGACCAAGACCGTCACCGTGCACCCGATCAAGAACTACATCGAGCACGTCGACCTGCTGGTCGTGCAGCGCGGCGAGAAGGTCACCGTGGACGTGCCGGTCGTGCTGACCGGTGACCCGGCCCCGGGCACCCTCCAGGTCCAGGAGCTGGACTCGCTGTCGGTCGAGGCCGAGGCGCTGCACATCCCGGAGCAGGTCGAGGTGTCCATCGCGGGCGCCGAGGCCGGCACCCAGATCCTCGCCTCCCAGGTCGCCCTGCCCTCCGGCGTGACCCTGGTGACCGACCCGGACAGCCTGGTCGTCGCGGTGAACGAGGCGCAGGCCACCGGCGGCGAGGAGCCCGCGGACGAGACCCGCGAGGAGCCGGCCGGGGCCGGCACCGACGAGTAA
- a CDS encoding TIGR03621 family F420-dependent LLM class oxidoreductase — translation MDDLRFGVSLPFLTGRDDWAARCRRAEELGYDTITIPDHLGMPAPFPALVAAAQATERVRVGHLVLNAPFYNPVLLAREVESTAVLTGGRLDVGLGAGHMKSEFDDAGLPFAPPKERIEHLARTIDVLRARLDDVPPLLIAGNSDGVLRLAAEHADIVGFAGLKHAKGFPPGTFDIAGPEELDERVGFVRERAGSRPLEFNMLIQQVVVADDPSETLEKAWGGVPPALRRSVDELVSAPQILAGTVEQVAAKVRAMRDRFGFTYFTVFEPFLEEFAPVIALLRS, via the coding sequence ATGGACGATCTTCGTTTCGGGGTGTCCCTGCCGTTCCTGACCGGACGCGACGACTGGGCGGCGCGGTGCCGTCGCGCCGAGGAGCTGGGGTACGACACCATCACCATCCCCGACCACCTCGGGATGCCCGCGCCGTTCCCGGCGCTCGTCGCCGCCGCCCAGGCCACCGAACGCGTCCGGGTGGGCCACCTGGTCCTCAACGCACCGTTCTACAACCCGGTGCTGCTGGCCCGCGAGGTCGAGTCGACGGCGGTGCTCACCGGCGGCCGCCTCGACGTGGGTCTCGGCGCGGGGCACATGAAGTCCGAGTTCGACGACGCCGGCCTGCCCTTCGCGCCGCCGAAGGAACGCATCGAGCACCTGGCGCGGACGATCGACGTGCTGCGCGCCCGGCTGGACGACGTGCCGCCGCTGCTGATCGCGGGTAACAGCGACGGGGTGCTGCGGCTGGCCGCGGAGCACGCCGACATCGTCGGGTTCGCCGGGCTGAAGCACGCGAAGGGCTTCCCGCCGGGCACGTTCGACATCGCCGGACCGGAGGAGCTGGACGAGCGCGTCGGGTTCGTGCGGGAGCGGGCCGGGTCGCGGCCGCTGGAGTTCAACATGCTGATCCAGCAGGTCGTGGTGGCCGACGACCCGTCCGAGACGCTGGAGAAAGCGTGGGGCGGCGTGCCGCCGGCGCTGCGGCGGTCGGTGGACGAGCTGGTGAGCGCCCCGCAGATCCTGGCCGGCACCGTCGAGCAGGTCGCGGCGAAGGTCCGCGCCATGCGGGACCGGTTCGGCTTCACCTACTTCACGGTGTTCGAACCGTTCCTGGAGGAGTTCGCGCCGGTGATCGCGCTCCTACGGTCCTAG
- a CDS encoding ribose-phosphate diphosphokinase, translated as MSPKSGTPKKNLMLFSGRAHRELADEVAQHLNVTITPQTAHTFANGELFVRFEESVRGTDAFVIQSHTDPINEWVMEQLIMVDALKRASAKRITVVMPFYPYARQDKKHKGREPISARLIADLFKTAGADRIMTVDLHTAQIQGFFDGPVDHLFAQTLLADHIKKTYGGADITVVSPDSGRVRLAEKWAAQLGDRPIAFIHKTRDPDKPNQAVANRVVGQVEGKLCILVDDMIDTGGTIVKATDALLAEGAADVVIATTHGILSDPATERLSNCKAREVIVTNSLPIAPEKRFPNLTVLSIAPMLAEAIQQVFEDGSVTSLFDGNA; from the coding sequence ATGAGTCCTAAGTCCGGCACGCCGAAGAAGAACCTGATGCTCTTCTCCGGCCGCGCACACCGGGAACTCGCGGATGAGGTTGCGCAGCACCTCAACGTGACGATCACCCCGCAGACGGCGCACACGTTCGCCAACGGCGAGCTGTTCGTGCGTTTCGAGGAATCGGTCCGCGGCACGGACGCCTTCGTCATCCAGAGCCACACCGACCCGATCAACGAGTGGGTGATGGAGCAGCTGATCATGGTTGACGCGCTCAAGCGCGCCAGCGCCAAGCGCATCACCGTGGTCATGCCGTTCTACCCGTACGCCCGGCAGGACAAGAAGCACAAGGGCCGCGAGCCGATCTCGGCCCGGCTGATCGCCGACCTGTTCAAGACGGCGGGCGCCGACCGGATCATGACGGTCGACCTGCACACCGCGCAGATCCAGGGCTTTTTCGACGGCCCGGTGGACCACCTGTTCGCGCAGACCTTGCTCGCCGACCACATCAAGAAGACCTACGGCGGCGCCGACATCACCGTGGTCTCCCCGGACTCCGGGCGCGTGCGGCTGGCCGAGAAGTGGGCCGCCCAGCTGGGCGACCGGCCGATCGCGTTCATCCACAAGACGCGTGACCCGGACAAGCCGAACCAGGCCGTGGCCAACCGCGTCGTCGGCCAGGTCGAGGGCAAGCTGTGCATCCTGGTGGACGACATGATCGACACCGGCGGCACGATCGTGAAGGCCACCGACGCGCTGCTCGCCGAGGGTGCCGCGGACGTCGTCATCGCCACCACGCACGGGATCCTGTCCGACCCCGCCACCGAGCGGCTGTCCAACTGCAAGGCGCGCGAGGTCATCGTCACGAACTCGCTGCCGATCGCGCCGGAGAAGCGGTTCCCGAACCTGACCGTCCTGTCGATCGCGCCGATGCTGGCCGAGGCGATCCAGCAGGTGTTCGAGGACGGCTCGGTGACCAGCCTGTTCGACGGCAACGCCTGA
- the glmU gene encoding bifunctional UDP-N-acetylglucosamine diphosphorylase/glucosamine-1-phosphate N-acetyltransferase GlmU, producing MTGPLSTVVLAAGEGTRMRSNTPKVLHPLAGRPLVEHAVRAAAGLAPDHLVVVVGHGRNAVAEHLGGVGAALGRPVLTAVQEKQNGTGDAVSCALSVLPAGPAGTVLVSYGDVPLLDTGTLAALLAEHRENAAAVTVLTSVVADPTGYGRIVRDATGAVTGIVEQKDATPEQLEIDEINSGVYAFDAAVLAEALSRLSTDNAQGELYLTDVLSIARADGRRVGALVVDDPWLTEGVNDRVQLAALGAELNRRLVQRWQRAGVTVVDPTSVWLDVDVELARDVVLEPGVQLKGATKIGEGAVIGPDTTLTGVTVGAGAQVIRTHGYDSEIGAGANVGPFAYLRPGTRLGPKGKIGTFVETKNADIGTGTKVPHLTYVGDATIGEYSNIGASSVFVNYDGVRKHHTTIGSHVKTGSDNMFVAPVTVGDGAYSGAGTVIRRDVPPGALAVSTGPQRNIEGWVPRRRPGTPAAEAAQAALAAQENTEETERESSDES from the coding sequence GTGACCGGCCCGCTGAGCACTGTCGTCCTCGCCGCGGGCGAGGGCACCCGGATGCGTTCGAACACCCCGAAGGTGCTGCACCCACTGGCCGGGCGGCCGCTGGTCGAGCACGCCGTCCGGGCCGCGGCCGGGCTCGCCCCGGACCACCTGGTCGTCGTCGTGGGGCACGGCCGGAACGCCGTCGCCGAGCACCTCGGCGGCGTCGGCGCAGCGCTCGGGCGCCCGGTGCTGACGGCGGTGCAGGAGAAGCAGAACGGCACCGGTGACGCGGTTTCGTGCGCCCTGTCCGTCCTGCCGGCGGGGCCGGCCGGCACGGTACTGGTCAGCTACGGCGACGTTCCGCTGCTGGACACCGGAACCCTGGCCGCGCTGCTGGCCGAGCACCGCGAGAACGCTGCCGCGGTCACCGTGCTGACGTCGGTGGTCGCCGATCCGACCGGGTACGGCCGGATCGTGCGCGACGCCACCGGCGCGGTCACCGGGATCGTCGAGCAGAAGGACGCAACGCCGGAGCAGCTGGAGATCGACGAGATCAACTCCGGCGTGTACGCGTTCGACGCGGCCGTGCTCGCCGAGGCGCTGTCCCGGTTGTCCACCGACAACGCGCAGGGCGAGCTGTACCTCACCGACGTGCTGTCCATCGCCCGCGCCGACGGCCGACGGGTCGGCGCGCTCGTGGTGGACGACCCGTGGCTGACCGAGGGCGTCAACGACCGCGTGCAGCTGGCGGCGCTCGGCGCCGAGCTGAACCGGCGGCTGGTGCAGCGCTGGCAGCGGGCGGGCGTCACCGTCGTCGACCCCACGTCGGTGTGGCTGGACGTGGACGTCGAACTGGCCCGGGACGTGGTGCTCGAACCCGGCGTACAGCTCAAGGGCGCGACGAAGATCGGCGAGGGCGCGGTGATCGGGCCGGACACCACGCTGACCGGCGTCACCGTCGGCGCCGGTGCCCAGGTGATCCGCACACACGGGTACGACTCGGAGATCGGCGCCGGCGCCAACGTCGGCCCGTTCGCCTACCTGCGGCCGGGCACCAGACTCGGCCCGAAGGGCAAGATCGGCACGTTCGTCGAGACGAAGAACGCCGACATCGGCACCGGCACGAAGGTGCCGCACCTGACCTATGTCGGGGATGCGACGATCGGCGAGTACAGCAACATCGGCGCCTCCAGCGTCTTCGTCAACTACGACGGCGTGCGCAAGCACCACACCACGATCGGCTCCCACGTCAAGACCGGTTCGGACAACATGTTCGTTGCGCCGGTCACGGTTGGTGACGGTGCGTACTCGGGCGCTGGCACTGTGATCAGGCGGGACGTGCCGCCGGGGGCGCTGGCGGTGTCGACTGGACCACAGCGCAATATTGAAGGCTGGGTGCCGCGCCGCAGGCCGGGTACCCCAGCGGCGGAAGCGGCGCAGGCCGCTCTCGCCGCCCAGGAAAACACGGAAGAGACCGAGCGGGAGTCGTCTGATGAGTCCTAA
- a CDS encoding GGDEF domain-containing protein has translation MAELSDAWLAGRARELIAAVQHTEHGEQLEIVRTLDELLEEAQRRGEPVLVSQLLRATSLARLVTRGLAAEAEPLLDEMLAHTRRHGLALFRADAHALRGRRLVLAKQEDAALTEIARALAVLDDSTSPDMHMSRREWAKTQSSALVDCWIVLNQLGVYEAAEEVIARAHQAIRETAGPHEITLQLMNRVKMLLGWGLRLERVERHEEAAAKFSTAASMAVAVEAPFAESLFPRRIGVPAVDQVGVLAAALALAAPDGSHIERLQRLLIEPGYPHQQVIVAIALARCLEQAGQHDDALKTLHATKLNLAEDNSMPSMRLHLLREIARLDSEADSEASRALADYSAALEVELWHMRESQLATLDTRREHERLSAQHGAISQQALQDPLTGLPNRRALDEHLRTLSASTTAQPLAVALIDLDGFKNVNDQHSHAEGDDVLRVVASTVRDALRGDDIVARYGGDEFVALLPGAPVSAAKQALGRAVTAVDSLPHHLSHGVTLSVGLVSLRPQERADQVLARADAAMYQAKRGGGNQVAAARSGAAESPTAEVELDSEGDPRPAAGEDT, from the coding sequence CTGGCCGAGCTCTCCGATGCCTGGCTGGCCGGGCGCGCCCGGGAACTGATCGCCGCCGTGCAGCACACCGAGCACGGCGAGCAGCTGGAGATCGTGCGCACCCTCGACGAGCTGCTCGAGGAGGCCCAGCGCCGGGGCGAACCGGTCCTGGTCTCGCAACTGTTGCGCGCCACGTCGCTGGCCCGGCTGGTCACCCGCGGTCTCGCGGCCGAGGCCGAGCCGCTGCTGGACGAGATGCTGGCCCACACCCGCCGCCACGGTCTCGCGCTCTTCCGCGCCGACGCCCACGCCCTGCGCGGCCGCCGCCTGGTGCTGGCCAAGCAGGAGGACGCGGCGCTCACCGAGATAGCCCGCGCGCTGGCGGTCCTCGACGACTCCACCTCCCCGGACATGCACATGTCGCGGCGGGAATGGGCCAAGACGCAATCCAGCGCGCTGGTGGACTGCTGGATCGTGCTGAACCAGCTGGGCGTGTACGAAGCGGCCGAGGAGGTCATCGCCCGCGCCCACCAGGCGATCCGGGAGACCGCCGGTCCGCACGAGATCACCCTGCAGCTGATGAACCGCGTCAAGATGCTGCTGGGCTGGGGCCTGCGGCTGGAACGGGTCGAGCGGCACGAGGAGGCCGCCGCGAAGTTCAGCACGGCCGCGTCGATGGCCGTCGCGGTCGAGGCCCCGTTCGCCGAGTCGCTGTTCCCCCGCCGGATCGGGGTGCCGGCCGTCGACCAGGTCGGAGTGCTCGCGGCGGCCCTCGCGCTGGCCGCCCCGGACGGATCGCACATCGAGCGGCTGCAGCGCCTGCTGATCGAACCGGGCTACCCGCACCAGCAGGTCATCGTCGCGATCGCCCTGGCCCGCTGCCTGGAGCAGGCCGGCCAGCACGACGACGCGCTCAAGACACTGCACGCGACCAAGCTCAACCTGGCCGAGGACAACTCGATGCCGTCGATGCGCCTGCACCTGCTGCGGGAGATCGCGCGGCTGGACAGCGAGGCCGACAGCGAGGCGTCCCGCGCGCTGGCGGACTATTCGGCCGCGCTGGAGGTCGAGTTGTGGCACATGCGGGAGTCGCAGCTGGCAACCCTGGACACCCGGCGTGAGCACGAGCGGCTGTCCGCGCAGCACGGCGCGATCAGCCAGCAGGCGTTGCAGGACCCGCTGACCGGCCTGCCCAACCGCCGCGCGCTGGACGAGCACCTGCGCACCCTGTCGGCGTCGACCACGGCACAGCCCCTCGCGGTCGCCCTGATCGACCTGGACGGGTTCAAGAACGTCAACGACCAGCACTCGCACGCCGAGGGCGACGACGTGCTGCGGGTGGTGGCCTCGACGGTGCGGGACGCGCTGCGCGGTGACGACATCGTGGCCCGCTACGGCGGCGACGAGTTCGTCGCCCTGCTGCCCGGTGCGCCGGTGTCGGCGGCGAAGCAGGCCCTCGGCCGGGCGGTCACCGCGGTCGACTCGCTGCCCCACCACCTCTCGCACGGGGTGACCCTGTCGGTGGGGCTGGTGTCGCTGCGGCCGCAGGAGCGCGCCGACCAGGTGCTGGCCCGTGCCGACGCGGCGATGTACCAGGCGAAACGCGGTGGCGGCAACCAGGTGGCGGCCGCGCGGTCCGGTGCGGCCGAGTCCCCTACCGCAGAGGTGGAGCTGGACTCGGAAGGCGACCCACGGCCGGCGGCCGGGGAGGACACGTAG
- a CDS encoding acyl-CoA desaturase: MEPPQTKGPKPVIAGQRGAGVQFSVYLGVILPLAALIAAVPFAWGWGLSWVDVGLFVAFYAISGLGITVSYHRYFTHGSFKAKPWLRVLLAIAGSFAVQGPVITWVADHRRHHAFSDRDGDPHSPWAFGTSPLAIAKGFWHAHMGWLFERDTSNAERFAPDLLKDPAIKKVDELFWLWTLLTLTLPALLGGLITWSFWGAVTAFFWAGLVRVCVLHHVTWSVNSVCHMIGERPFAARDKSANFWPLAILSFGESWHNLHHADPTSARHGVKRGQIDISARVIWVFEKLGWVHNVRWPTPQRLERLANE, from the coding sequence ATGGAACCACCCCAGACCAAAGGCCCGAAGCCGGTCATCGCCGGCCAGCGGGGCGCCGGTGTGCAGTTCTCGGTCTATCTCGGCGTGATCCTCCCGCTGGCCGCGCTCATCGCTGCCGTGCCGTTCGCCTGGGGGTGGGGCCTGAGCTGGGTGGACGTCGGGTTGTTCGTCGCCTTCTACGCCATCAGCGGCCTCGGGATCACGGTTTCGTACCACCGCTACTTCACGCACGGCTCGTTCAAGGCGAAGCCGTGGCTGCGGGTCCTGCTGGCCATCGCCGGCAGCTTCGCCGTGCAGGGGCCGGTGATCACCTGGGTCGCCGACCACCGCCGGCACCACGCCTTCTCCGACCGCGACGGCGACCCGCACTCGCCGTGGGCGTTCGGCACCTCGCCGCTGGCCATCGCCAAGGGCTTCTGGCACGCGCACATGGGCTGGCTGTTCGAGCGGGACACGAGCAACGCCGAGCGCTTCGCCCCGGACCTGCTCAAGGACCCGGCCATCAAGAAGGTCGACGAGCTGTTCTGGCTGTGGACCCTGCTCACGCTGACCCTGCCCGCCCTGCTCGGCGGCCTGATCACCTGGTCGTTCTGGGGCGCGGTCACCGCGTTCTTCTGGGCCGGCCTGGTCCGGGTGTGCGTGTTGCACCACGTCACGTGGTCGGTCAACTCGGTGTGCCACATGATCGGTGAGCGCCCGTTCGCGGCGCGGGACAAGTCGGCCAACTTCTGGCCGCTGGCGATCCTGTCCTTCGGCGAGTCCTGGCACAACCTGCACCACGCCGACCCGACCTCGGCGCGGCACGGCGTCAAGCGCGGCCAGATCGATATCTCGGCCCGCGTGATCTGGGTGTTCGAGAAGCTCGGGTGGGTGCACAACGTGCGCTGGCCCACCCCGCAGCGCCTCGAGCGGCTGGCGAACGAGTAG
- a CDS encoding TetR/AcrR family transcriptional regulator has translation MTGAERRQQLLDVARKLFAEKGFDGTSIEEIAQRANVSKPVVYEHFGGKEGIYAVVVDRETQSLLDRMVSTLHGGHPRAMLEQAASALLAYVEESRDGFRILVRDSPVASASGTFSTLLNDIAMQVEHILARQFDARGYDDKLAPLYAQALVGMVALSGQWWLDARRPKRDEVAAHLVNLAWNGLSHLEHKPKLWLN, from the coding sequence ATGACCGGCGCGGAACGGCGCCAGCAGTTGCTCGACGTCGCCCGCAAGCTCTTCGCGGAGAAGGGCTTCGACGGCACGTCGATCGAGGAGATCGCCCAGCGGGCGAACGTCTCCAAACCGGTCGTCTACGAGCACTTCGGCGGCAAGGAAGGCATCTACGCCGTCGTCGTCGACCGCGAGACCCAGTCCCTGCTCGACCGCATGGTGTCCACTTTGCACGGTGGGCACCCGCGGGCGATGCTCGAGCAGGCGGCCAGCGCGCTGCTGGCCTACGTCGAGGAGTCGCGCGACGGCTTCCGCATCCTGGTGCGGGACTCGCCGGTGGCCAGCGCATCCGGCACGTTCTCCACCCTGCTCAACGACATCGCCATGCAGGTCGAGCACATCCTGGCGCGGCAGTTCGACGCCCGCGGCTACGACGACAAGCTGGCCCCGCTGTACGCGCAGGCGCTCGTCGGCATGGTCGCGCTGTCCGGTCAGTGGTGGCTCGACGCGCGCCGCCCCAAGCGTGACGAGGTGGCCGCCCACCTCGTCAACCTGGCCTGGAACGGTCTGTCGCACCTGGAGCACAAGCCCAAGCTGTGGCTGAACTGA
- a CDS encoding MerR family transcriptional regulator codes for MRIGELADATGVSTRSLRYYEEQGLIRSARTPGGWRDFESSMVERVVMIQHLFAAGVCSATIYELLPCLEAPPEERTGVLEQLLAEQVERLEAKRRDLDRELDILRALRNETALPSRVG; via the coding sequence ATGCGCATCGGTGAACTGGCTGACGCCACCGGGGTCAGCACCCGGTCCCTGCGGTACTACGAGGAGCAGGGGCTCATCCGCTCCGCCCGCACGCCGGGCGGGTGGCGCGACTTCGAAAGCAGCATGGTCGAGCGGGTCGTCATGATCCAGCACCTGTTCGCCGCCGGCGTGTGCAGCGCGACGATCTACGAGCTGCTCCCCTGCCTCGAAGCGCCACCGGAGGAGCGGACCGGCGTGCTGGAGCAGCTGCTCGCCGAGCAGGTCGAGCGTCTGGAAGCCAAGCGGCGCGACCTCGACCGCGAGCTCGACATCCTGCGGGCGCTCCGCAACGAAACGGCCCTGCCCAGCCGGGTCGGCTGA
- a CDS encoding DMT family transporter translates to MHWLYLGVAVVFEIAVAVSAGKAQGFTRPGWTAATLVSGAVGTYLLSLALLTFDVGVGYAIWTSVAGVGIVILGALLFGQRLDWRKVVGIGAVIVGVVGLQLSGAA, encoded by the coding sequence ATGCACTGGCTCTACCTCGGCGTCGCGGTCGTCTTCGAGATCGCCGTCGCCGTCTCCGCGGGTAAGGCCCAAGGGTTCACCCGGCCCGGGTGGACCGCCGCCACGCTGGTCAGCGGTGCTGTCGGCACCTACCTCCTCAGCCTGGCGCTGCTGACCTTCGACGTCGGCGTCGGCTACGCGATCTGGACCTCCGTCGCCGGTGTCGGCATCGTCATCCTCGGTGCCCTCCTCTTCGGCCAGCGCCTCGACTGGCGCAAGGTCGTCGGGATCGGCGCCGTCATCGTCGGCGTCGTCGGCCTCCAGCTCAGCGGAGCGGCCTGA
- a CDS encoding DMT family transporter has protein sequence MSRTPVSRPAAWLVLLLAGVFEVGYALSVGGSHGFTVLSWSLVAVVFFLLTLFALSVALRTIDVGIGYAVWAGIGAAGAALLGPVFFDETLTPVKAVWLAVIIAGVVWIKLADRPRPEAEVPSGDRAAGSRDPRGRPVTS, from the coding sequence ATGTCGCGCACACCGGTCTCCCGCCCCGCTGCGTGGCTCGTACTCCTCCTCGCCGGCGTGTTCGAAGTGGGCTACGCCCTCTCCGTCGGAGGGAGCCACGGCTTCACCGTGCTCTCGTGGTCGCTCGTCGCCGTGGTCTTCTTCTTGCTGACGCTCTTCGCGCTCAGCGTCGCCCTGCGCACGATCGACGTCGGCATCGGCTACGCGGTCTGGGCCGGCATCGGCGCGGCCGGAGCCGCGCTGCTCGGCCCGGTCTTCTTCGACGAGACCCTCACCCCGGTCAAGGCGGTGTGGCTCGCGGTGATCATCGCCGGTGTCGTCTGGATCAAGCTCGCCGACCGGCCGCGTCCGGAGGCCGAGGTCCCGAGCGGGGACCGCGCCGCCGGTTCGCGCGACCCGCGGGGCCGGCCGGTCACGTCGTGA
- a CDS encoding PadR family transcriptional regulator has product MPRRALDNPLVLGILGLLLESPMHPYQVFTELRARSASAINRGTLYDVVEALVAARWVAPQGTERSGNRPERTVYALTGSGRDELVRRLDSRIREPRREYPEFLGAIAYLGALGPGGAIAALTERARRLRERADADQERLSAVLRDGVPRLHVIEAEYALHQTRAEITWVEDLITEIRDGSLPWP; this is encoded by the coding sequence ATGCCACGACGCGCGCTGGACAACCCCCTGGTCCTCGGGATCCTGGGCTTGTTGCTCGAATCGCCGATGCACCCGTACCAGGTGTTCACCGAACTGCGTGCCCGTAGCGCGAGCGCGATCAACCGGGGCACGCTCTACGACGTCGTGGAGGCCCTCGTCGCGGCGCGATGGGTCGCTCCGCAGGGCACCGAGCGCAGCGGCAACCGGCCGGAACGCACCGTGTACGCGCTCACCGGGTCCGGCCGGGACGAGCTGGTGCGCCGGCTGGACAGCCGCATCCGGGAGCCGAGGCGGGAGTACCCCGAGTTCCTGGGCGCGATCGCGTACCTGGGCGCACTCGGCCCCGGCGGTGCGATCGCCGCGCTGACCGAACGCGCCCGGCGGCTGCGCGAACGCGCTGACGCCGACCAGGAGCGGCTGAGCGCGGTGCTGCGCGACGGCGTGCCGCGGCTGCACGTCATCGAGGCGGAGTACGCGCTCCACCAGACCCGCGCCGAGATCACGTGGGTCGAGGACCTGATCACCGAAATCCGCGACGGCTCCCTGCCCTGGCCCTGA